A single window of Thalassomonas viridans DNA harbors:
- the tssA gene encoding type VI secretion system protein TssA: MNYYQVITAIISHDSPCGKSLEDDPALEALYFQAEGQPERFDGSNTLPATPPDWAAIEKTAATFLTQSKDLNLIVLLCQCALSRGGLDKFSECLTAVNELLDEHWESLFPALDNGDATERLSALANLNDISKVITPLKNIRLAKSGMFGPLCLKDLEALETAEADAPGELNESQVRAIFKDTDQAVLLQLFERVSACPGQLNALATSFARQDPQGQCPGFDEVIAVLEKITRQLGKYAELNPAPADTDKTATAPEQVSGHTASGSPAGKNGQITSRADVEQAIDNICDYFKQHEPSSPVPLLLKRAKTLINKDFMQIMNDLAPNGADQVKALTGITEQD; encoded by the coding sequence ATGAATTACTACCAGGTAATTACAGCAATAATCAGTCATGATTCTCCCTGTGGCAAAAGCCTCGAAGATGATCCGGCATTAGAAGCGCTATATTTTCAGGCCGAAGGCCAGCCGGAACGTTTTGACGGCAGCAATACCCTGCCCGCCACTCCCCCCGACTGGGCCGCAATAGAAAAAACCGCCGCAACATTTTTAACGCAAAGCAAAGACCTCAACCTTATCGTGTTGCTGTGCCAGTGTGCCCTTAGCCGTGGCGGCCTGGACAAATTCAGCGAATGTTTAACCGCGGTAAATGAGTTACTCGATGAGCACTGGGAAAGTTTGTTTCCCGCCCTGGATAACGGGGATGCCACCGAAAGGTTGTCGGCACTGGCAAACCTGAACGATATCAGCAAAGTTATCACGCCGTTAAAAAATATCCGGCTGGCGAAATCCGGCATGTTTGGCCCCCTGTGCCTAAAAGATCTCGAAGCCCTTGAAACGGCAGAAGCTGACGCACCGGGGGAGCTGAATGAAAGTCAGGTACGGGCAATATTCAAAGATACAGACCAGGCCGTTTTATTGCAGCTGTTTGAGCGGGTAAGCGCCTGCCCCGGACAGTTAAACGCCCTGGCAACCAGTTTCGCCCGCCAGGATCCCCAGGGGCAATGTCCCGGTTTTGACGAAGTAATCGCAGTACTGGAGAAAATAACCCGCCAGCTGGGCAAATACGCAGAGCTTAATCCTGCGCCTGCCGATACGGATAAAACGGCCACAGCCCCGGAACAAGTCTCCGGACACACAGCTTCCGGATCGCCGGCAGGCAAAAACGGACAAATCACTTCGCGGGCCGATGTCGAACAGGCCATAGACAACATCTGCGACTACTTCAAACAACACGAACCGTCCAGTCCGGTCCCTTTACTGTTGAAAAGAGCAAAAACACTGATTAATAAAGACTTTATGCAAATAATGAATGATCTCGCCCCCAATGGTGCCGATCAGGTCAAAGCCCTCACCGGCATAACCGAGCAAGATTGA
- a CDS encoding serine/threonine-protein kinase, translating to MSEIAIPGYEIMELLGKGGMASVYKARHINLDREVALKIMDESLNADQNFSERFVREAKISAKLMHPNIIQVYDVGHINGHNFLSMEYICGGDLAGIIHNDLDLKLVHQCIGEMALALDFSHSKGVIHRDIKPSNILLRENGSFALADFGIARREDSQTSMTITGSVMGTPKYMSPEQAMGYELDGRSDLYSLGVVFYEMLTKKVPYEASSSVGTAIKHLNDAIPSLPKEFARYQTFLNTVMAKKPEDRYATGFAMYQALGALAGKEHQDTVVYSRTELNRALSERQKGSRQSSFTGVKALVQEKAGAYAGQLSRFAGSFYGMIREKVRRLPVNKIKGYAGRLITGGIKWLGQIADRGKAFYARYKQMPAFSRWKNVLLAGLAAVFVTWMLLLPFIGGDRQQPEFIAAQQQQLNQAEQALSRQEYVQAAQLFAGVLQNDSSNVEAGKGLEQSIKGIEALFSRSVENKQAAEAKVLLQALRELDADNRNLAAFTGQLNTLEAQIKGQEASRERIKELIADINAGLKGDQLTTEQINSLLLTQQQLENLQPENQQVQSLKMVIFFKAVDSAKLYLQNQGAEQAKQLMAVAVKLAPDHPSVRSLKASIDNYAGDRELVQKERTHKAEQVKRYLAQAKAAAGQQNYYAEAGLSAYFLYTMALKLHPGHAEATEAMNAVLAAVEQQANDALKRSDIAGARQAIYQLSRMTGQQERVAVLNSALKVKMDQAGRTQMAQVQLTGLLAQGESHLQHYPLNLNRLSSALAAYRKVLLQQPFEAQALEGYRRLSELFLTFAQERSAGENYPVVLTALEQAITLNPDNPLAVDLFNQAQGEIAEKERLLTIRQLLTEAQGASEKEQWLEATLAYARLLQISPGHETAEPEFHQAKNQLFDLLAKDISRNRLTLTRKKLVSLTPYLEKDPAFIGLYKELEFARAKWDENQARLKASIPDKLQKARALVKTGNLTLPWNNSAHYFYQQVLAIDAENAEAKKGLDRIYKQLASMADSYLNQGELKKARGFYNRLAKLAPSRPELAVLKSKMALLEKSSNN from the coding sequence ATGTCGGAAATTGCAATACCCGGCTATGAAATAATGGAATTGCTAGGGAAGGGGGGCATGGCGTCCGTCTATAAGGCGAGACATATTAACCTCGACCGTGAAGTCGCTTTAAAAATAATGGATGAAAGCTTAAATGCTGATCAAAATTTCAGCGAGCGTTTTGTCCGCGAAGCCAAAATCTCTGCAAAACTCATGCATCCGAATATTATTCAGGTGTATGACGTCGGCCATATAAACGGCCACAACTTCTTATCCATGGAATACATTTGCGGCGGCGATCTGGCCGGCATTATCCATAACGACCTGGATCTTAAGCTGGTTCACCAGTGCATAGGGGAAATGGCCCTTGCCCTGGACTTTTCCCACAGTAAAGGGGTGATCCATCGAGATATCAAACCCAGCAATATTTTGCTGCGTGAGAATGGCAGTTTTGCCCTGGCCGATTTTGGCATTGCCCGCCGTGAAGACTCCCAGACCAGCATGACTATTACCGGTAGCGTGATGGGCACCCCTAAATATATGAGTCCGGAGCAGGCGATGGGCTATGAGCTCGACGGCCGCTCTGACTTATACAGCCTGGGGGTGGTTTTTTATGAAATGCTTACTAAAAAAGTGCCCTATGAAGCCAGCTCATCCGTCGGCACCGCGATTAAACATTTAAATGATGCCATTCCGTCACTGCCAAAAGAGTTTGCACGTTATCAGACATTTTTAAACACAGTAATGGCAAAAAAGCCGGAAGACAGATATGCCACAGGGTTCGCCATGTATCAGGCTCTCGGGGCCCTGGCCGGGAAAGAGCACCAGGATACCGTTGTTTACTCCCGTACCGAACTAAACCGTGCCTTAAGCGAACGGCAAAAGGGCAGCCGTCAGTCAAGTTTCACCGGCGTGAAGGCGCTTGTACAGGAAAAAGCTGGTGCTTATGCCGGCCAGCTCAGCCGTTTTGCCGGCAGCTTTTATGGGATGATCAGGGAAAAAGTGCGTCGCTTACCCGTAAATAAAATCAAGGGTTATGCGGGGCGTTTAATAACCGGGGGAATAAAATGGCTGGGACAAATAGCCGACCGTGGGAAAGCCTTCTATGCCCGCTATAAGCAGATGCCGGCATTTTCCCGCTGGAAAAATGTTTTGCTGGCAGGGCTGGCAGCGGTTTTTGTCACCTGGATGTTGTTGTTGCCCTTTATCGGCGGCGACCGACAACAGCCTGAATTTATTGCCGCTCAACAGCAGCAGCTTAACCAGGCGGAGCAAGCCTTAAGTCGCCAGGAATATGTGCAGGCGGCGCAGCTTTTTGCCGGGGTATTGCAAAATGACAGCAGCAATGTCGAGGCCGGTAAAGGTCTGGAACAAAGCATCAAAGGGATAGAGGCGTTATTTTCGCGGTCGGTAGAAAACAAGCAGGCAGCAGAGGCAAAAGTGCTGTTACAGGCTTTAAGGGAGCTGGATGCCGATAACCGCAACCTGGCGGCTTTTACCGGACAGCTTAATACCCTGGAAGCTCAGATAAAGGGTCAGGAAGCCAGCCGGGAGAGAATTAAAGAGCTGATTGCAGATATTAATGCCGGCCTGAAAGGGGATCAACTCACCACAGAGCAAATTAACAGCCTGCTGCTAACACAGCAGCAACTGGAAAACTTACAGCCGGAAAATCAGCAGGTACAAAGCCTTAAAATGGTGATTTTTTTTAAAGCAGTCGACAGCGCCAAGTTGTATCTGCAAAACCAGGGGGCGGAACAGGCAAAACAGCTTATGGCGGTTGCGGTAAAACTGGCGCCGGATCATCCCAGTGTCCGCTCTCTTAAGGCCAGTATTGACAATTATGCCGGTGACCGGGAGCTGGTACAAAAAGAGCGTACGCATAAGGCAGAACAGGTTAAACGCTATCTGGCACAGGCAAAAGCGGCGGCCGGGCAACAAAATTATTATGCCGAAGCCGGTCTTAGCGCTTATTTCCTTTATACCATGGCGCTTAAACTTCATCCGGGCCATGCTGAAGCCACCGAGGCAATGAATGCGGTACTTGCTGCCGTAGAGCAGCAGGCAAACGATGCGCTCAAGCGATCGGATATAGCAGGCGCCCGCCAGGCGATCTATCAACTCTCCCGTATGACCGGGCAGCAGGAGCGGGTAGCTGTGCTAAATTCTGCCCTTAAAGTAAAGATGGACCAGGCAGGAAGGACGCAGATGGCGCAGGTGCAGTTAACAGGTTTGCTGGCCCAGGGGGAAAGCCATCTGCAGCATTATCCCCTTAACCTTAACCGGCTTAGCTCAGCCCTGGCGGCTTACCGGAAAGTGCTGCTGCAGCAACCGTTCGAAGCTCAGGCCCTTGAGGGCTACCGGCGTTTAAGCGAGTTATTTCTTACCTTTGCCCAGGAGCGCAGTGCCGGTGAAAACTACCCTGTGGTCCTGACGGCACTGGAGCAGGCGATCACCTTAAACCCCGATAATCCGCTGGCGGTTGATTTGTTTAATCAGGCACAAGGTGAGATCGCAGAAAAAGAGAGATTGCTGACCATAAGGCAACTTTTGACCGAAGCGCAGGGGGCCAGTGAAAAAGAGCAGTGGCTTGAGGCGACCCTGGCTTATGCCCGCCTGCTGCAAATATCTCCCGGACATGAAACGGCTGAGCCGGAATTTCATCAGGCAAAAAATCAGCTGTTTGATTTGCTGGCTAAAGATATCAGCCGCAACCGCCTGACCCTGACGCGGAAAAAGCTGGTGTCCCTGACTCCTTATCTTGAAAAAGATCCCGCTTTTATCGGTTTATACAAAGAACTTGAGTTTGCCCGGGCAAAGTGGGATGAAAACCAGGCCAGGCTGAAGGCTTCTATTCCTGATAAACTCCAGAAAGCCCGAGCGCTGGTGAAAACCGGCAATCTTACCTTGCCCTGGAATAACAGCGCCCATTATTTTTATCAGCAGGTGCTGGCGATAGACGCAGAAAATGCCGAAGCGAAAAAAGGGCTGGACAGGATCTATAAACAGCTGGCCAGTATGGCGGACAGCTACCTGAACCAGGGGGAGCTGAAAAAAGCCCGGGGGTTTTATAATCGCCTGGCTAAACTGGCTCCCTCCAGGCCTGAACTGGCAGTGTTAAAGTCTAAAATGGCATTGCTGGAGAAAAGCTCCAATAATTAA
- a CDS encoding type VI secretion system Vgr family protein has protein sequence MATQSKRQFAINTPLGPDKLLLYKLKGVEALSVPFYYQLELFSEDNSINSDELLAKSLAVSVEVAGGAPRFINGYVTEFYQMEPYLDQFRYFAEIRPWFWLLTLSENCRIFQKQSYPEIVKTVFEELGFCDVEDRLTASYPAQEYVVQFNESDFNFVSRILAQEGIFYFFKHSDNSHILVLADDNTSLEKIGDIHYRASEYRRQQRQSAFIEQWQQQKKVCSGGIRRTDYDYHSPAKNLETLASAPALPSLSGFERFRYPGKYQQRSLGDNYTRLLMEGENKRFETVSGFSNHRLLAAGSVFNLTEYFRERQNRDYLAVSAALSIANDDFKADSGDDDEEVYRCEFTAIPADTTFRPDNKAKKPVMYGPQTAVVVGKSGEEIWTDELGRVKVQFHWDRQGTRDENSSCWIRVSQVHAGSGFGGIDVPRIGEEVIVEFLGGDPDRPIITGRVYNGKNKSPNPLPATAMVSGLKSRSTPKGSGDNSLMFDDSKDNELILLHGQHDMEKNIDHDETVAIGNDRSENVGHDETITIGNNRSESVGKDESVGIGENRSLSVGKDNNENIDKNETITIGANRSLTVGKNLTENVEKDKSVTVSGEVSQSYEKSQRLTVGKDYLQQVEKKIAISVGDEVTVITGDAKISMKKNGDITVKGKNITLDASGKVNIKAGGNIIIKGAKITQN, from the coding sequence TTGGCCACTCAAAGCAAGCGGCAGTTTGCCATCAACACCCCCTTGGGGCCTGATAAACTTCTCTTGTATAAACTAAAGGGAGTTGAAGCCCTGTCGGTACCTTTTTATTACCAATTGGAGCTCTTTAGCGAAGATAACAGTATCAATAGCGATGAATTGCTGGCGAAAAGCCTGGCCGTGTCTGTCGAGGTTGCCGGTGGTGCTCCCAGGTTTATTAATGGCTATGTCACGGAGTTTTATCAAATGGAGCCATACCTGGATCAATTCAGGTATTTTGCTGAAATTCGCCCCTGGTTCTGGCTTTTGACCTTAAGTGAAAACTGCCGTATTTTCCAAAAGCAAAGTTATCCCGAGATTGTCAAAACCGTTTTTGAAGAGCTGGGATTTTGTGATGTTGAAGATCGCCTGACAGCCTCATATCCGGCCCAGGAGTATGTGGTACAGTTCAATGAAAGCGATTTTAATTTTGTCTCGCGCATATTAGCCCAGGAAGGGATCTTCTATTTTTTTAAACACAGCGACAACAGCCATATTCTGGTGCTGGCGGATGACAATACCTCGCTGGAGAAAATCGGCGATATTCATTATCGTGCGAGCGAATATCGCCGCCAGCAGCGCCAAAGCGCCTTTATCGAACAATGGCAGCAGCAGAAAAAAGTGTGCAGCGGCGGCATCCGCAGAACCGATTACGACTATCACTCGCCGGCAAAAAACCTTGAAACCCTGGCCAGTGCTCCCGCCTTGCCGTCTTTATCGGGATTTGAGCGTTTTCGCTATCCGGGGAAATATCAGCAAAGATCTTTAGGAGATAACTACACCCGTTTGCTGATGGAAGGGGAAAATAAGCGTTTTGAAACTGTCTCCGGCTTCAGTAATCACAGGCTGCTTGCCGCCGGCAGTGTTTTCAATTTGACCGAGTACTTCAGGGAGCGGCAGAACCGCGATTATCTTGCGGTCTCGGCAGCCTTATCCATAGCAAACGATGATTTTAAAGCCGACAGCGGGGACGATGATGAAGAGGTTTATCGTTGTGAATTTACGGCGATCCCGGCCGATACGACTTTCCGCCCGGATAATAAAGCCAAAAAACCTGTGATGTACGGCCCGCAAACGGCGGTGGTGGTGGGAAAAAGCGGAGAAGAAATCTGGACCGATGAATTGGGACGGGTGAAGGTGCAGTTTCACTGGGACCGCCAGGGAACAAGGGATGAAAACAGCTCTTGCTGGATTCGGGTGTCCCAGGTGCATGCCGGCAGCGGTTTTGGCGGCATAGATGTGCCCCGCATCGGAGAAGAAGTTATTGTTGAATTTCTCGGCGGGGATCCCGACCGGCCCATTATTACCGGCAGGGTTTATAACGGTAAAAATAAAAGCCCGAACCCTTTGCCGGCAACGGCCATGGTCAGTGGCCTGAAATCCCGCAGTACCCCAAAAGGTAGTGGTGACAACAGTTTGATGTTTGATGACAGCAAAGACAATGAACTGATTTTATTGCATGGCCAGCATGATATGGAAAAAAATATCGACCATGATGAAACTGTGGCTATAGGTAATGACCGCAGTGAAAACGTTGGCCATGACGAAACCATCACTATCGGTAACAACCGCAGCGAATCTGTGGGCAAAGATGAAAGTGTCGGTATCGGGGAAAACCGCAGCCTGAGTGTTGGCAAAGACAATAATGAAAATATTGATAAAAATGAAACCATCACTATAGGAGCCAACCGCAGTTTAACCGTAGGTAAAAACCTGACGGAAAACGTGGAGAAGGATAAATCGGTCACCGTCTCTGGGGAAGTCTCTCAAAGTTATGAAAAAAGCCAGCGATTGACTGTCGGTAAGGATTACCTGCAGCAGGTGGAGAAAAAAATCGCGATCTCTGTCGGCGATGAAGTGACAGTGATCACCGGGGATGCGAAAATTTCGATGAAAAAAAACGGCGATATTACCGTTAAAGGTAAAAATATCACCCTGGATGCCAGTGGTAAGGTCAATATCAAGGCAGGGGGTAATATTATTATTAAAGGCGCTAAAATTACGCAAAACTAG
- a CDS encoding DUF6484 domain-containing protein, whose translation MQELINDKGHKQSIQGVVIGVLVGFSEDGAPLVVYGENPTEVPVSAQSTVLLEHQHLGKKLALLFSSGDPLKPVIIGPLLEPEQLKLKQALKQQEPGREHKPVELVLDGKRLVLTAENELVLKCGEASVTLKKNGKILVSGTNLLSRARFANRIKGGSVQIN comes from the coding sequence ATGCAAGAGCTGATAAATGACAAAGGGCACAAGCAATCGATACAAGGAGTTGTTATCGGCGTTTTGGTGGGCTTTTCAGAGGACGGCGCCCCTTTGGTGGTTTACGGTGAAAATCCGACCGAAGTGCCGGTATCCGCCCAGAGCACTGTGCTGCTGGAACATCAACATTTGGGGAAAAAGCTGGCGTTATTGTTCAGCAGTGGCGATCCGCTTAAGCCTGTGATCATAGGTCCTTTGCTTGAACCTGAACAGCTTAAGCTGAAGCAGGCATTAAAGCAGCAAGAGCCGGGCCGGGAGCATAAGCCGGTAGAATTGGTTCTTGACGGTAAACGTCTGGTCTTAACGGCGGAAAACGAGCTGGTACTAAAATGCGGTGAAGCCAGCGTTACCCTGAAAAAAAATGGCAAAATTCTTGTCAGCGGTACTAACCTTTTGAGCCGGGCCCGGTTTGCCAACCGCATTAAAGGCGGTTCAGTACAGATAAACTGA
- the fdxA gene encoding ferredoxin FdxA has protein sequence MAFVVTDNCIKCKYTDCVAVCPVDAFHQGPNFLAINPNVCIDCELCVPECPAEAIFQEEALPQGQEQFLKLNEELSEIWPVITEVIPAPEDADKFNGVPNKLPELIV, from the coding sequence ATGGCATTTGTAGTAACTGATAATTGTATAAAGTGTAAATATACCGACTGTGTGGCGGTATGTCCTGTGGATGCCTTTCATCAGGGACCTAACTTTTTAGCCATCAACCCCAATGTCTGTATTGATTGCGAGCTGTGTGTACCGGAATGTCCTGCCGAAGCCATCTTTCAGGAAGAAGCCCTGCCACAGGGGCAAGAACAGTTTTTAAAATTAAATGAAGAGCTTAGTGAAATATGGCCAGTGATCACCGAAGTTATTCCCGCACCGGAAGATGCCGATAAATTCAACGGCGTGCCCAATAAATTGCCCGAGCTGATAGTGTAA
- a CDS encoding NAD(P)/FAD-dependent oxidoreductase, whose product MIRISNIKLPLDHSQEALDEQVLSCLQISPEQVVKTTVFRRGIDARNKKAIFLMYTLDVETRLDEELLAKFDRDPNIRKTPDMAYKYVARASEDLKERPVVVGFGPCGIFIGLILAEMGYKPIILDRGKAVRERTKDTFGFWRKKQLNTESNVQYGEGGAGTFSDGKLSTQIKDKKHYSRKVLNEFVDAGAPEEILYVSKPHIGTFKLVSMVEKMRAKIIELGGEIRFGARVDDLHLEQGQVTGLTLADGTQIKSRHIAFAIGHSARDTFRMLHDKGVYIEAKPFSVGFRVEHRQSLIDKAYYGEFAGHPTLGAADYKLVHHCSNGRSVYSFCMCPGGTVVAATSEENRVVTNGMSQYSRNEMNANSAIVVGIDPSDYPGHPLAGIDFQRELESAAFKLGGETYDAPAQLVGDFLQGKPSESLGEVEPSYKPGIKLTDLSGVLPEYCIEAIREALPAFNRKIKGFAMDEATLTGVETRTSSPICIKRDDSLQSLNTRGLFPAGEGAGYAGGIMSAAIDGIKVAEAMALAINEAK is encoded by the coding sequence ATGATACGAATATCGAATATCAAACTCCCTTTAGATCACAGCCAGGAAGCGCTGGATGAACAGGTTTTGTCCTGCCTGCAAATCAGTCCGGAGCAAGTGGTAAAAACAACGGTTTTTCGCCGCGGTATAGATGCCAGGAATAAAAAAGCGATTTTCCTGATGTATACCCTGGATGTTGAAACCAGGCTGGATGAGGAGTTGTTGGCAAAATTTGACCGGGATCCCAATATCAGGAAAACGCCGGATATGGCGTACAAGTACGTGGCCCGGGCGAGCGAAGATCTTAAAGAACGCCCCGTAGTGGTAGGTTTTGGTCCCTGCGGCATCTTTATTGGCTTGATCCTGGCGGAAATGGGTTACAAACCTATCATTCTCGACCGGGGCAAGGCCGTGCGTGAGCGTACTAAAGATACTTTTGGCTTCTGGCGTAAAAAACAGCTTAATACCGAGTCTAACGTACAATACGGTGAAGGCGGCGCCGGTACCTTCTCCGACGGTAAGCTCTCGACCCAGATCAAGGATAAAAAGCACTACAGCCGCAAAGTACTGAATGAATTTGTTGACGCCGGTGCGCCTGAGGAAATCCTTTATGTCAGCAAACCCCATATCGGGACTTTTAAGCTGGTGTCCATGGTGGAAAAAATGCGCGCCAAAATTATCGAACTTGGCGGTGAAATCCGCTTTGGCGCCCGGGTGGATGACCTGCACCTGGAGCAGGGACAGGTGACCGGCCTGACCCTGGCTGACGGCACGCAGATCAAATCCAGGCATATCGCTTTTGCCATAGGCCACAGCGCCCGCGATACTTTCCGGATGCTCCATGATAAAGGTGTCTATATCGAAGCTAAACCTTTCTCTGTCGGTTTTAGGGTCGAACACAGGCAATCTTTGATTGATAAGGCTTATTACGGTGAGTTTGCCGGTCATCCCACCTTAGGGGCCGCCGATTATAAACTGGTGCACCATTGCAGCAATGGCCGCTCCGTGTATAGTTTCTGTATGTGCCCGGGAGGCACTGTGGTAGCGGCAACATCGGAAGAAAACCGCGTGGTGACCAATGGCATGAGTCAATATTCCCGTAACGAGATGAATGCCAACAGTGCCATAGTGGTGGGCATAGATCCGTCAGATTATCCGGGCCATCCGCTGGCAGGGATAGATTTTCAGCGCGAGCTGGAAAGTGCCGCTTTTAAACTGGGTGGTGAAACCTATGACGCACCGGCGCAGCTGGTGGGGGATTTCCTTCAGGGCAAGCCGTCCGAGTCTTTGGGGGAGGTCGAACCTTCCTATAAGCCGGGGATCAAATTAACGGATCTGTCGGGAGTTTTACCGGAATACTGCATTGAGGCCATCCGTGAAGCCCTGCCGGCATTTAACCGTAAAATTAAAGGTTTTGCCATGGATGAAGCCACTTTGACCGGGGTGGAAACCCGGACTTCGTCACCGATTTGTATCAAACGGGACGATAGCCTGCAAAGCCTGAATACCCGCGGACTTTTCCCTGCCGGGGAAGGGGCCGGTTATGCCGGCGGCATTATGTCTGCCGCCATTGACGGTATCAAGGTGGCAGAGGCCATGGCTTTAGCGATCAACGAAGCGAAATAA
- the nrtS gene encoding nitrate/nitrite transporter NrtS — translation MKTSGSTFTHWLHLATRGKVVKRSLKVASIVGTILVMINQLDVFLSGQLAVGNYIQILLTYCVPYCVSTYASVDTMMNLENK, via the coding sequence ATGAAAACATCTGGCAGTACCTTTACACATTGGCTTCATTTAGCGACAAGAGGCAAGGTGGTAAAACGTTCTTTAAAAGTCGCGTCGATTGTAGGCACTATTTTAGTGATGATAAACCAGCTGGATGTTTTCCTTTCGGGACAATTGGCCGTGGGTAATTATATCCAAATACTCTTGACCTATTGTGTTCCTTATTGTGTCTCTACTTATGCCAGTGTTGATACTATGATGAACTTGGAAAACAAATAA
- a CDS encoding methyl-accepting chemotaxis protein, translated as MARQITDNAVKVNQASSNRLAQVEDNYQLIQSFIEQSEGIEQTSHDSFKSAKDTAETSENGIKQLEELSQNVMTSAQYIREFTELLVSLDENNKNIGQLVESIKGIADQTNLLALNAAIEAARAGEHGRGFAVVADEVRSLANTANQSADQIQNEMKNIMDISASIIDKQKQVSGIIDASVDIAGTTMENLQSLVSLSTSSSKLVESTITQLQHQLSDSETIKDNMQQLIEDTRNALNGSSENAELGEELVRQLMIK; from the coding sequence ATGGCCCGGCAGATCACGGATAATGCCGTAAAGGTCAATCAGGCCTCGTCTAACCGCCTGGCGCAAGTTGAAGATAATTATCAGTTGATCCAATCCTTTATCGAACAGTCTGAAGGTATCGAGCAAACCTCCCATGATTCTTTCAAATCTGCCAAGGATACTGCCGAAACCTCTGAAAACGGCATTAAACAGCTTGAAGAGCTCAGCCAGAATGTGATGACCTCGGCGCAGTATATTCGTGAATTTACCGAGTTGCTGGTGAGCTTGGATGAAAACAACAAAAATATCGGCCAGTTGGTGGAGTCCATTAAAGGGATCGCCGACCAAACCAATTTGCTGGCATTGAATGCGGCGATTGAAGCCGCCCGTGCCGGGGAGCATGGCCGGGGCTTTGCCGTGGTGGCAGATGAGGTACGTTCACTGGCCAACACCGCCAACCAGTCTGCGGACCAAATTCAGAATGAAATGAAAAATATCATGGATATTTCGGCATCTATTATCGACAAGCAAAAGCAGGTTTCGGGCATTATTGATGCCAGTGTCGATATTGCCGGTACTACCATGGAAAACCTGCAGTCGCTGGTGAGTCTGTCAACGTCGAGCTCTAAGCTGGTGGAGTCGACGATAACCCAGCTGCAGCATCAGTTAAGTGACTCGGAAACCATTAAAGATAATATGCAGCAGCTGATCGAGGATACCCGTAATGCCCTTAACGGCTCTTCAGAAAATGCCGAGCTGGGAGAAGAATTGGTCAGGCAGTTAATGATCAAGTGA